The genomic segment CATCATTGCTTTCAATGGAGCTTGACCAGCAAAAAGTCAGATCTATTGTTGCGTGGCCATGGATAATTAATGCACTTTTGAAATAGATTTGGTATTACACATAACATTGAGTATTTATCTATTCGTGATTTAACATCTGGTGTAGCCAAATATGAGCATATTCATTCTTGACAAAAAAAATGGTGAGTATATATTCAACCTGTTTTGCCGAAGTGGCGGAATTGGTAGACGCACTAGGTTCAGGGTCTAGCGGATGTATGTCCGTGGAGGTTCGAGTCCTCTCTTCGGCACCATTTAAAAGATCAACCCTTGTAAGACCTTGATAATAAAAGGTTTTTTACAAGGGTTTTTTGTTTGGGGCCTAAAAAGTGTAGGCTATGTGTAGGCAAGTGATCTTTTGGGGTCTTTTTACTGGCCAAAAACAACACCTCTTTTCTGCCCGGCAAGAAAAAAATAATTTCACCCCATCCCGTCACTGTGTGAAAATTTTACAATAAATATAGTTTGTCGACAAACTAATATAATTCTATAAAATATATTAAATTTAGTCTGTTAACTAACTTATTATTATTTATAGCAAGATACTACTTTAAATTTAACTATCTAATATAACTATATTTTTAAAGGTGTATTATCATAAACAGAGTTCACTGTATTCTTTCATATTTTTTTGGTTCTTGGTATGCTTGCTAATGCTGCTAATCTGCTAAAATATAATTATTTTAGAACCTTATCGTTGCTAATGGCCTGCTAATGATTAGCTAAAAAGCTGCTTATCAGAAAAAGTACCCATATAGAACTGCATCAGGATTAGAATCTTTTTCTTCTGCCAGGCAGACAGAAACAATCTATCGACATAAAACAGCAAGAGGCTGCTAATCCTGCGTTTCTGCTAATATTTAACTATTTCAGCATATTAACCCTGCTACGCAATTGCTATAGAACTTCTTTTTTTGCTAATCCACTTTATTCTTATATATGTGAGGCTGTTGAGTATCAGGCAACCTTTCAGGAATAACTTGATTTTTTTAAATAATGAAATACATTGTATATACATAATCGCAAAGGAGGAAATAAAGATGGCTGCAAATGCAATAGTTCAGGCTCGTATTGATGAAGCTGTTAAGAAAGAAGCGGCTGCTGTTTTAGCTGAAATAGGCTTAACTGTGTCTGATGCTGTGCGCCTTATGCTTATCCGCGTGGCAAGAGAACACGCATTGCCGTTTGAACCTTTAATACCAAATGAAACGACTGTTAAGGCTATTAAGGCTGCAAGAATTGGAGACGGTCTTGAAACAGTAACTCTTGATCAACTTGCTAAAGAATGGGATGAGGCATGAGGGCACTTGTTCAGCAAAGCCAGTTTAAGACAGACCTGAAACGAGTTGCAAAATCTGGACGCTACAAGCTGTCTGATATACTTTCAGTTATAGAAGACTTGGCGAACGACAAACCGCTTCCTGATAAATACAGAGACCATAGCCTCACAGGGAACTGGTCAGACTGTAGGGACTGTCATATAAAGCCTGATCTTGTGCTGATCTACAGAAAAATTAGCAATGACACCCTTCAGCTTATCCGTCTTGGCTCTCATTCTGAGCTTGGGTTATAAAAGTTTAAACTCTTTCTTGCCGGGCAAAAGAAAAGCCCTGCCTGATCGCTCAAGCAAGGCTGATTGTTCATTATATTTATAGTTCCCTTTCGGGGTTTGGGCTATCCTGATTTATATCCGTTGTTGATTAAAGCCTGGATGTCTTCAACTCTCCAGGCTGTACATTTTTCGGTGAGCTTAATGGGTTTTGGGAACCGGCCTTCCTTTACTCCAAGCCACCACGTTGTTTTTGATATAGGTATAAGCGGAGGTATCCCCTGCTTTTTGTCTCCTACTATTTGTTTCAGGCGTAATAGACCTAAAAGCGGCGGTGCTTTTTCCATTATTCTATCCTTCGTATATTGGTTAAGAGAATTATCAAGCCTACATGCAGTAAAAAACCAGACTTTCAACAAACTTCATCAAGGCCTCTCTTGATATTACTATGTCACCCTTACCAGACCAGAAACGGGCAAGGCTGGACACTTCCTTGATAAGAAATCGCCTTTCTGCAAGGGGAAGCCTATTGAGTACGACATCTACGCAAGAGGACAGAACTTCATCGAGTTGAAGATTATGCAGCCTTAATGCTTCTCTATATTCCTTATTCGCTTCATCAAGCCGAGCCTTGGCAAGTTCGAGTTCTTTTGCACAGTCTCTGAATCTGAACGAATGGTCGTCAAGATCCTTGCGCCAGAACTTGGTTAGCTCAAGGTCAATACATTCAGGCTGAGTTTTTTTTGTTCTTGTTGGTCTCGGGGTTTCTTCTGGTGTGGTTTTTGCT from the Desulforegula conservatrix Mb1Pa genome contains:
- a CDS encoding type II toxin-antitoxin system RelB/DinJ family antitoxin, which translates into the protein MAANAIVQARIDEAVKKEAAAVLAEIGLTVSDAVRLMLIRVAREHALPFEPLIPNETTVKAIKAARIGDGLETVTLDQLAKEWDEA
- a CDS encoding type II toxin-antitoxin system YafQ family toxin, with product MRALVQQSQFKTDLKRVAKSGRYKLSDILSVIEDLANDKPLPDKYRDHSLTGNWSDCRDCHIKPDLVLIYRKISNDTLQLIRLGSHSELGL
- a CDS encoding helix-turn-helix transcriptional regulator encodes the protein MEKAPPLLGLLRLKQIVGDKKQGIPPLIPISKTTWWLGVKEGRFPKPIKLTEKCTAWRVEDIQALINNGYKSG